A genome region from Schistocerca americana isolate TAMUIC-IGC-003095 chromosome 1, iqSchAmer2.1, whole genome shotgun sequence includes the following:
- the LOC124557193 gene encoding piggyBac transposable element-derived protein 3-like yields the protein MNLPDNEFNAYIGVPDEDISDVGDEDKDETVETDESSQPISEAAVLNFIQLVVKEDGAEISAIREEQETEYDFPKADAVRSGEVIDSQPKPGVSDNNTNEGAPSTREQQQQQQQQVKHRCKRSDYKFRKTDFVVQDTEWKGSLPPPPVEEMTHLHYYKIFMNDDVFELIAEQSNIYALQKDSVSLQPSKNEMEQFVGILLHMGIIKMPSIHLYWSNECRYSPIADVMSRTRFFQLLRYFHVVNNQDLPEANSNSDKLFKIRPLLSALQSSLKTLPPEEYQAVDEQIIPFKGRSGLKQFVRNKPHKWGYKYTPGN from the exons ATGAATTTACCCGATAATGAGTTCAATGCATACATTGGTGTCCCTGATGAGGATATATCAGATGTTGGGGACGAAGATAAGGATGAAACTGTCGAAACTGATGAAAGTTCTCAACCTATTTCCGAAGCAGCTGTCTTGAATTTCATTCAGTTGGTGGTAAAGGAGGATGGAGCTGAAATTTCGGCAATTAGAGAAGAGCAAGAGACAGAATATGATTTTCCAAAG GCTGATGCAGTCAGGAGTGGTGAAGTTATTGATTCTCAGCCAAAACCAGGTGTAAGCGACAACAATACAAATGAAGGAGCACCATCCAcacgtgagcagcagcagcagcagcagcagcaagtgaaACATAGATGTAAGCGTAGTGAttataaatttagaaaaactgatTTTGTGGTACAAGACACAGAATGGAAAGGATCACTTCCACCACCACCAGTAGAGGAAATGACACATTTgcattattataaaatatttatgaatgatgacGTATTTGAACTCATTGCTGAACAGTCCAATATCTATGCTTTGCAAaaagattcagtttctttgcagcCGAGCAAAAATGAAATGGAGCAGTTTGTTGGTATTTTACTGCACATGGGCATAATCAAAATGCCTTCCATTCATTTATACTGGTCGAATGAGTGTAGGTATTCACCAATAGCTGATGTGATGAGCAGAACTCGCTTCTTCCAGCTACTGCGGTATTTTCATGTTGTCAATAATCAAGACTTGCCTGAAGCTAATAGTAATAGTGACAAACTCTTCAAGATTCGCCCACTTTTATCTGCATTGCAGTCATCATTGAAGACACTCCCTCCAGAAGAATACCAAGCTGTTGATGAACAGATAATACCATTCAAGGGTAGAAGCGGTTTGAAACAGTTCGTAAGAAATAAGCCTCACAAGTGGggctacaaatacactcctggaaattga